A region of the Harpia harpyja isolate bHarHar1 chromosome 14, bHarHar1 primary haplotype, whole genome shotgun sequence genome:
taaaatttcttttcctttcaattaACAGCTAAGGTAGCAGTAATCCTGGGAGTGCTACAGTTGTAGTATGCAACTGTTGAAACACAAATCTGATAAAGGAGTGTCaatgaaatgcaaacataaatCCATTCCACACAGTAACCTCACATCATCAGTACAACTGTGCTTCTCTAGTAcatgtttttaatggaaaaatgctaTAGTAAATATAAAAGTGCACACTTAATTGGAACAAAATCAGATATATAATTATTTGCATTAGAAGGGAGTCCAAAGGCTACAGAGAACTGGAGATTGAGAAGTTTCTGTCCAGAGACAGGAAGAGACTGCAAAGAGTTGGAGGCAGGAACAGCAAACTTTTATACTTATAAGGGCTGAAATTCAGTTTACCACATGACTACtaggaacaaaaaaatgtttaaaactacAAGATTGAGTCTGatgtagaaaaagagaaaaccatgATACAGGTACACATTTGCATCCTTTAAGATAATGACCTCAACAGATACTTACTGTGCTGTTCAAATGAGAGCAATAGTCTGTTCTTCTGGTTTCAAAAATGGTTACCTACCAATCTGCAGTTTGCAGCAAAGGACATTTAGCATAGatacaagacaaaaaaatcaaTGGTAAACATAATACTTGGAACAGTCTAGCAAGCAAGTTTGTGAACTCCTTTCTCACTTGAAGTGAGGGAAGCAGAAGTTAACCAAAACCTAAATATATATCCTTTGATGTCCAAAGGTAGGATTTAGAGAACTATAACATATCAGTCTGGAAAGGTATTAGAAGAGATACTAAAGCTTTATTACTTTAATAGACTGGGCCACTGACACGTAAAGGTTTCAACATGTAAATTATGCTCCAGTTTCAGCACAAACTAAAGATTTAGACTGATCTGAAAACTGTTACCCCCGACTTTTCTTTTGTATGGTTTCCAGTTTCTAGTGGTCTATAAGTAGCCTACTgtcaaaaataaatgtatttgacACTAAGGCAGCTAGCATTCCTATGACCACACTGGAACAGTCACTGCTGTCAAGTTGGACAAATGAGCTGTCAGTATATTATATTCATACTTatagtgaagaaaatattttcaagggtTTCTTGATTGGAGTTATTCAGTGGAATGTATATATCTAAAAAAAACAAAGTTATCTATTTGATATCTCAAAATTCATAGCTCAACTCTTTCGCTGAAATCCTCTTGGCCAGGTGCCCAATTAAATGTATTCCACATAAATACAAAAAACAATTAGCAAGACATTAAAACAAGCAGCACTAACATTTGTTGAGAATATAGTGCAATCTTATGAGACTCAATTTCATTATTTCAATTTGATTAGCTGTGCAATAACTTTAACACTTGGGTTAGTGTATTATTAGCAGAGGGTACCAAATGGACAAATTTATAGACAGAAAGATGCAGTAACAAAATAGACAAATATACTGGCCAGCATGAGCTGCTAAGCTTTTGTTGATGTCCTCCTCCATCATTCTGAAACAGCCATTTCTTGCAATACTAATCAGCGCAACCATACTCGGAACCCTGTAACTGAAAGACCTTTGCATTTGCAACATTACTCTAAACACACTTAAACAATATTGGGAGAATATATTACAttaatgattgtttttaaacaaagttttccaATGATCGCTCATTcacaagtttttaaataaaagtttattacagaaattattttgaacaaaaaaggcaacagtatcagttgtaatttaaaaaaaaaaaaaaaaagtaacattgtATTCATGCCCTATAAGGTGAACTGAAGAAATGCTACAGGTATTTCTTCCGCTGTCATTCTGTGACGCTTTCTAGTATGGATTAACACATCTGCATCACAAGAATTAAGTATGAACACAGTCCCTTTCCATGCTTCTCTCCAGAAAGTGCTGCGTATCAACAGAAAATATTGCAGACAAACCACAGTTCTATTCATTCTGCAGTATTGGAACCAGtatctaggaaagaaaaaagaaagagagtaaCACATACCCCCACTACAGTTgaatataaattaaagaaaaccagtACCATTCTCTAACACCTTCCACAAGCTCAAAAGCATTCCCCAAGCATTTTAGAACATGTTCTGTACCTACCCAGTTCCCTCCACTGCTATCAATGTGATGCATGAACTGCTTGTGCTGATTCACTTCAGTTAGCAACATTGAAAATGGCCAGCACAAAACTTCAAGGTTGTGCACACACATCATTTGCTATTAAGGCATTAAGAATACAAGGAGCTTTGCTCTAACTTGTAGTGATACACACACACTTTACTGCAGTCAGCCACAAGCACATCTGGCTAAATCACATGATCTGAGAAAGGGGTTTGCACATCCAGTAGCATAAACTCCTATGGAATGTGGGCTATAGTTCATTATGCATTTTGAAACAGATGCAAGAATGAGCATGATCTTCATAAAATAATTGAGAGGAAGTCTCTGTTCTGAACTTGTGGCAGACACACCAATTAAGACCAGTGCAACTTCTGGTATTACTACCATTACTGCTTTCTTGTTCTTAGACCTATAGAAAAAATAGGTAACTTGGATATGCAGAAAGACAGATCAGTGTTTACTACATCCCTTTAGCAAGTTAACTTCTTGTGGGAAAAAAAGGCCGTAATGTTAATAGCAACTTTAAGTCACCCAGTTCTTTAAATCTTATCTGCATACTTTATCATGAGTGAAAATGATCAGTACTTGGAAAGTAAGGTTTCTTCTACTAGCTACAATAaccacacaaaaaataaacagagtaaGATTATATGCTTGGCTAATACCAGAAGTTGAGCAAACAATAAATTCTGTCAACTGTTCAGAACTACAAGTCACTTGAAGTGACTACTCTAATCATGCCTGGATCAGGAAGCCATGAAGAACCTGTTTCAGAGGTCTAGGGTATATTTAAATAAAGCCTTTTCCATTCTCAGTTCTTCCTTTTAGCATCACTCCCCGGGAATGAAAAAAGCGGCACCATTTCACACATCTTTAGCAATCTTCTGCCACATCAATGGTCTTAAAAGTTATAAACCAGCTTGCCACAAAAGTCACTCAATGACTTTTTCCAGTAAAGAATTTCAAGGAACATTGACAAAAGTAATCCAGTCAAGCAGATATGGAACATAAACTCCTGTAAGCAGTGTACATACAGTGGGCCTGTTGAACAATATATAAATCTTATAATATGATTTGCAAATGCTAGCACAAGCTTTTCATGTGCTTGGGTCCTCTACTATCAAATCAAGCGAACAACTGCTTAGTTTTCTCGGACAATTGCTTGCTCAGGCTGATGAAGCGCTCCTTGAATTCAATAAAACATGGTGCTGTTCTAACAAACAGGTTAATACTAGAAAAATCACCACACAGAAATTCAGTTAAGATTACTTCCAGCTTTCCAATTGCTCTACTAGTACGTACTTCCCAACAACAGGTATACAGCAGTCTCTAACACATTCCTATTTCAGTGCTTATGAGTTAGGGAAGCATTCagcttgcttttgtttcatttctcgTCATATGTTAAAGGGAGTGCAGAGCCCTACTTTTGTCTGAATAATACAATTAATCTAGCTTTAATCAGACATTTGGTCAAAGCTTTCTATAAATGATCAAGTCTTGTGTTTCAGCTTATTTATATCATATTCCATACTTACTTTTTCCATCACATGCTACAATTTTCACTTTATCCACTTTCACAAGTTCAGTGACCTCCCTAAATTCAACATCATTCAGTACAAATGTCCATACGTTGTCACAGAACCTGTATGTATTCAGAGACCCCTTTAAAAAGACAAGAGACATTTTCTATAGGATGCATCCCAAAAGTAACAGAAAATATGACGTTTACTATCTACTGAACTATGTACCTTCTAGAACTAGGTTTGCCATAAAGTCAACTGTGAACCTGAATGCATACAAACTTGGCAAGCAAGCAGTTCTGAGGAGAACTGTAGTTTAAATGCCCTCCAGTGGCTGAAATTTTCAAGACCATGTAGGGACATTATAGTCTATCCAAGGGGAAGCTTCACAGGTACGCTAAGAAGTTTTATAACTTTTCTAATGTGTATAAAGAATCAGTATCAGAAAAGATTTCTTAAAGCATGGGCTATAAGAAAAATCAGTTACAGCAGTGATCATAACAAGACGTGAATTCTGCAATTGTTTAAATAAAGCGATagtttaaatataaaatcatGACAAAACTGACCTATGTGACATAAAGGGGTATCCCTCATCTTTGACGTTATTACTGAGGATGTTGATATGTAAACCTTTTGGCCTTCACCTTCACGTATTTTAAACTGATACTCTTGAACTTAAGCTccaagtaacatttttttaatttatccgGTAAACACATTCTGAACAGTCTTCTATACCACGTTACATAGACAAAGCAAATTAAGCATGTTCAAGAAAAGTTACGCTCTTTTTAACACATCTATATGGTTTAGAATCTTAAGAAATCACTTCATTAATGGGTTCTGCATAGACTGTAGAGGAAGTAATAGGACATAAGTTAACAGGacaactgttttggttttgggttttttttccctcaaaattaCAACCAAGTTGACATTTAACAATTTGCTGGCTATCTGACGTTAATTAGGGTGGCTGGCTgggcaaaacccccaaacctattTTTCTATGATATCTACAGAAAACAGCTACAAAATGATCCAGTGACTTGCATACAGGTAGATCTACAACTCTGTAGTCTCTCTTCACATTACAGATATGGCTGAAATTCTGGCCTCATCTCACTTCTGCTAGGTACAACTAAGAGAAGCAGACGTCTCTCTCCCCATCTGCAAGACACTGAGGATGGCAATGCTACCCATCAGAGCATTTCCCTCTTGCCCCTCCCCCTGTTTTCATCCACCCAGcaaatctgtttctgatttttgcaTTCCTTCAAAAGATCCCTGGCAAAATAAGATTAACAAGCCTTACAACTGCATACAgattataaatataaatgtaaaaagtCATTATTGCAAAGTCAAAATGGACCTTCGTAAGTTTTTGTTTAGAGCGCACAACTTTTAACAACGTTCTGCATCAACGCTTAGTTGGTGTACCTCATGAAGAACTTTTATATATTGCTATCTTACCCTGAAATTGACTCTGTTCCTGACTCGTTGTGCCAGTGCCGAATTTATAGCTTTATCAAACTGAAGTAGCACCTGAAGGGCCAGCTGAGGCGTGATTTGCTGtgactagtttaaaaaaaaaacaacagttttgAGTTGGTTCAAAGTAAACtcaaaaatgcagtaaaaatcaaaaacatcaaaacaaagtTAATGTGAAGCAGATCTCTAGAAGAACAACTTACAGAAGTATTATGTTCCTATGTTTACttcctttttcctattttaattctGAGAGAAGAAACAATGTGCTAACGTGATTTTTTTTGCTACACAAAGATTTCTTCTGATAAATATTCATTGGAAACAATCAGAAGAGCAGGAACTCAATTACAGCATTCCAGATTAATCTGACAGTTCATTTACTGGGCCACGCAACAGGGGATTATGCCACctacataaaacattttccttcatcTAGAGCGTTAAGAAAAAGCCTTCCCACGTGAACGGAGCACCAATACCTTTTGATTTCAATCGGCAAGTTTTCCAAACATTGCCCATAGGTACCCCGATACAGCAACCACAAAGCCGTTTTAATAACTAGCCTTTTTATCAAGCTAATTGCCCAGACCCTAAACCCTACACGCACCTGTATGAGCTCGTCCAGGCTCTCCTGAAGACTGTTCCCCAGCGTGGTGTTTCTATACAGCTGATAGGCCATGGCTTACCGAGACGGGCTAGACACCTTCCTGATCATCCACGGCTCTGCACGCCCGTTATGTCCTcgctctcatttaaaaaaaataaaaaataataaaaaagaaaaaaaaacctaaaaaaaccaCAACGGAGGCCTTAATGAACAACGCACGGCAGGagcaaacagaattaaaaaaaaaaaaaaaatcattcctcaGACACTGACCAACGATTAAGAGCGCTCAAGAGCACACGGCATTAACGACCAGCAGGAAAACCGGGCCGccggggaaggcaggagggacgGATCCGCGTCGCTACCCGGCCGACACCGACAGGCCTCTATGCCCCACGGGCACGGAAGCGGCGCGCCGGAACGGGGCCGTCTTTGTCCGCCGCCCGTTCGGCTTCCAAAcccatccccgtccccccgcGGCGCCGGCCGGCGCGCTTAGGAAAGCCGCGACGGGAGTTTCAGGCGAGCGCTGGGCACCGAGCGGCCTTACGCCCCgccctcacccccccacccccctcccccaaggcCGCCCGCGGCCCCAGCGAACGCGGGGGAAGGCGCCGGTGGCCGCACCGCAGCTgcgagcggccccggccccggccccggcccgcagcgCGCAGGCGACcagccccgccggcgccgcaggaAGAGGTTGCCGCGCAGGGCCGCGCCGCCCTGCCGGGCCCAGCCCCGGGGCTCCCGCTcggggcagccccctcccgcGGCCCCAGCCTCACCCGCTCCGAGCGGCCGGAAGAGGTCGGCTGCCCTCCtcggccgccccccggcccggaACCGGAACGGCGAGGGCGGCGGCTGGGCCTGGCCTCAGCCCGGCCCCCCCGGAGGCGGGAGGGAGGTCGCGCTGCGCGACGGCCCTTGGA
Encoded here:
- the GTF2A2 gene encoding transcription initiation factor IIA subunit 2 — its product is MAYQLYRNTTLGNSLQESLDELIQSQQITPQLALQVLLQFDKAINSALAQRVRNRVNFRGSLNTYRFCDNVWTFVLNDVEFREVTELVKVDKVKIVACDGKNTGSNTAE